TTCCGTCGGTGGTCTTCATCGTCCAGCCGTCATCGGCTTCAAAGACGGTGCCCGCGCCCGCGGCGATGATCGGCTCGACGGCGATCACCAGTCCGTCGGTGAGCACGCGCCGATCACGCGTCTCGACGTAGTTGGGGATCGTCGGCTCTTCGTGAATGGCGCGGCCGACACCGTGGCCGCCAAGTTCGCGGATGACGCTGAAGCCGCTGCGCCGCACCTCCGATTCGATGGCGCGGCTGACGTCTTGGATACGGCGGCCGGCTTGGATCACTTCGAGCGCGCGTTCGAAGGCGCGCCGCGCGCACTTCGCCAGCGCGCGATGCCGTTCCGACACCGGCGGCACGGCGACGGTGATGGCCGCGTCGGCGATGTAGCCGTCTTGCTCGACGACGAGATCGAGCTTGACGAGGTCGCCGGCGCGAATGACGCGATCACTCGGCACGCCGTGGACGGCTTCGTCGTTGACGCTGATGCAGATCGATCCTGGAAAGTCATAGAAGAGGCGCGGCGCCGAGCGCGCGCTTCGAGCGGCGAGCAACTCGGCGCAACGGCGGTCGACGTCGGCCGTGCTCATTCCCGGACGCAGCTCGCTCTTGAGCTGCTCCAATACCGCCGCGACTATGCGGCCGACGCGGCGGAGATGATCGAGGTCGTGTGGCGATTGGATGCTCATCGTTGTTTCAGCCTAGAGGAATGCTTCGCTTGATGCACGCCCGGTTTCACTCGTCGGACAACAGTCGTTGTCCAGCGCGCATCGCGACGCCCCATGTGGGGAGGAGTTGCGCGGCATGGAGGTCGACCGGTGGGGTCGGGGCGCTGACCAGCGGCTGCAATGCCGATTGCCACCAGCCGACGTCGTGCCACGCACCGAACTTGAAGCCGACGTGCTGATAGACACCGACGGGAGTGAAGCCGAGCGACTCGTGCAGGCCGACGCTGCCCGCGTTGGGCAAGGTAATCCCGGCATAGGCACGATAAAAGCCCTGCACCACCAGGAGCCGGAACAGCGACGTGTACAGCGCCCGCCCGACGCCCATGCGGCGTGCGTGCTCGTGGATGTAGACGGTGACGTCGGCCGACCACTGGTACGCGGCGCGTACGCTGTGTTGGCTGGCGTAGACGTAGCCGAGCACGTCGCCACCGCGATCACATACCAACCACGGCCAGTGCTCGAGCGTCTTCACGATGCGCTGCCGCATCTCTTCCACGCTCGGTACCTCGATTTCGAAGGAGATCGCCGTGTCGCGCACGATCGGCGCGTAGATCGCCTGGATCTGGGCCGCGTCGGAAACGGTGGCGAGGCGGATGGTGGAGGGCATTGGTGTGCACACATAGCGCGTGCGCGCCGATCAAGCCAAGAGAAGCACGAGGAGTGACTTTGCACGAAGATGGAAGGGCCTGCCCACCGGCGCTCTATTGCCGGCTTCGTGCAAAATCCGGCAACGTTGTCGGGCGCGCCTTGCCGCGAAGAAGCGACGCAGATAAGAACGGGCGCATCGAGTCATGAGTGTTTCCCCACAGCGAGCAGTAGTCACCGGATGCGGCGCGTTATCGCCGCTCGGCTGTGGGGTGCCGGCGTTCTGGAGCGGGCTGCTCGCTGGGCGCAGCGGCTTGGCGCCGACAGTGGGCGCCGACGATGTTCAGGTGCTTGTCGGTGCCGTGAAGGACTTCGCGCCCGAGCGTGATCTCGCGGCGGATGAAGTTCAGCGCCTCGATCGCATCACGCAGTACGCACTGATTGCGGCGCGTGAGGCGTTGCGCGACGCTGTGCTTGATTTGACGGCTGTCAATCGCACGCGAGTCGGCGTGATCTTGGCCACGACGATTGGCGGCATGCTGATCGGTGAAGCATATCAGCACGCCAAACACGACGGCCGATCGTTTGATGCGCGGCAACTGCTGCACCATCCGTACTACGCCGTCG
This region of Deltaproteobacteria bacterium genomic DNA includes:
- the map gene encoding type I methionyl aminopeptidase, translated to MSIQSPHDLDHLRRVGRIVAAVLEQLKSELRPGMSTADVDRRCAELLAARSARSAPRLFYDFPGSICISVNDEAVHGVPSDRVIRAGDLVKLDLVVEQDGYIADAAITVAVPPVSERHRALAKCARRAFERALEVIQAGRRIQDVSRAIESEVRRSGFSVIRELGGHGVGRAIHEEPTIPNYVETRDRRVLTDGLVIAVEPIIAAGAGTVFEADDGWTMKTTDGSFSAHYEHSLVVTRGRPILLTAI
- a CDS encoding N-acetyltransferase, giving the protein MPSTIRLATVSDAAQIQAIYAPIVRDTAISFEIEVPSVEEMRQRIVKTLEHWPWLVCDRGGDVLGYVYASQHSVRAAYQWSADVTVYIHEHARRMGVGRALYTSLFRLLVVQGFYRAYAGITLPNAGSVGLHESLGFTPVGVYQHVGFKFGAWHDVGWWQSALQPLVSAPTPPVDLHAAQLLPTWGVAMRAGQRLLSDE